ATCATCAGTTTCACCACCATTCTGTGCTTCCAAAGCCAAAACTTGAGCGTGTTTAAAGTGTACTGCGCCGATCAGTCCTTGAATGCTCGAATCCAATGCATTCCATAACGTGACATTTAAAATCAAATGCTTTAATTGTTCAACCTCTAGAGCTGAGATTTGCTCACGCAATTCCGGCATCAAATTCTCGACTCTTAAATACAGCATCTGATCTGAATCTAAACTCGAAATTGCATTGAGGTCTGTTGCAATTTTGATCTGATGTGACCAATGCAAGCGTTGAATGATCGCATCATTGGCTTTAGGGAAATTAAGCATTGACAGTTGTTCGCGCGCATACCATGTCCATGGAGCTTGAATTTGTTTAAGTTGCTGCTGCATCACCGCCGCATGGAACAGATGTAAATGTACATGAATGTCTTCGTACTCATGACGAATCACGTCAAAGGCATGCCACTCATCTAGGGCAATACCTACTTCCTCCAAGACTTCACGGCGACAGGCCTGCTCAGGTGTTTCTCCCTGCTCGACTTTACCGCCCGGAAATTCATATTTATTGCCTTGATGTTGCTTGGCTTCACGCCAGCCCACCAACACTTGGCTACGATGAAATAGCAGTGCAATGGCAACGTTGACTGTGGGTTTACTCATAGTGGGAGACTTCAAGATTTTTGCGCTAGTGTAAGCAATTATAGTTTTTTTATAAATGAGAGAAATTATCGTTGACAGATCTATTCGATAATGATTATCATTTAAACCGTTCACTATATACCACGGAGTCGAAGGAATGAACGCACCATTTAGCTTATTTACCCGCAATACCGATGCTCACCAAGCATTACCGATGCTACATTCAAACAACTTATTTTCACTCGGCCGTGAAATTCGTATCATGCACGCAGGCGAAGAATACCGTTTACGTTTAACCCGCAACAATCGACTCATTCTGACCAAATAAAAAATAATAATGCATGGATAATAATAATCGTGGGAACAAGCAGTATGAATCAGCGCATACTGCTTTTTTAATTTAAGCGTTCATCAAAGTTTTAAATCGATTCATTTTTTTATCGTGCTTTTTATAGCGTTGCTTACCGTGTGAATAACAACACCCTTAAACAGCTTTAGGTAATGTCAGCAATACTCTCAATCCGCCCAATTCAGAGGCTTGAAACTCGATCTGCCCTTGGTGCAACTGCATAATTTTTTT
The sequence above is drawn from the Acinetobacter lanii genome and encodes:
- a CDS encoding NUDIX domain-containing protein, which codes for MSKPTVNVAIALLFHRSQVLVGWREAKQHQGNKYEFPGGKVEQGETPEQACRREVLEEVGIALDEWHAFDVIRHEYEDIHVHLHLFHAAVMQQQLKQIQAPWTWYAREQLSMLNFPKANDAIIQRLHWSHQIKIATDLNAISSLDSDQMLYLRVENLMPELREQISALEVEQLKHLILNVTLWNALDSSIQGLIGAVHFKHAQVLALEAQNGGETDDSFNQQALRRPIGIRSIAACHDQASVARAQSLGFDAVLLSPVLNTMTHSNADVLGWAQFKQIAETCDIPVFALGGLEPEDLAQAQAHAAYGVAGIRHF
- the hemP gene encoding hemin uptake protein HemP, which gives rise to MNAPFSLFTRNTDAHQALPMLHSNNLFSLGREIRIMHAGEEYRLRLTRNNRLILTK